One window of Watersipora subatra chromosome 3, tzWatSuba1.1, whole genome shotgun sequence genomic DNA carries:
- the LOC137391092 gene encoding NADH dehydrogenase [ubiquinone] 1 alpha subcomplex subunit 12-like: protein MAGRAAAPTEGLLAKVRRFRDIIKFNGGFKKSMGILYRTDELKIGELVGEDKYGNKYYRNDEYFMARNKWVVFNKNIGVNYNASQIPPEWHRWMTDMTDTPPSVQPLTEHKWMGEYRENFTGTKKQYVPYSTTQPKIQSWQPKNT, encoded by the exons ATGGCCGGACGGGCAGCTGCTCCAACGGAGGGTTTGCTTGCAAAAGTTCGAAGGTTTAGAGATATAATAAAGTTCAATGGCGGTTTTAAAAAATCTATGGGAATCTTATATCG GACAGATGAACTCAAGATCGGAGAGCTGGTAGGAGAAGACAAATATGGAAACAAGTACTACAGGAATGATGAGTACTTCATGG CGAGGAACAAGTGGGTTGTGTTCAATAAAAACATTGGAGTCAACTACAACGCCTCACAGATTCCTCCTGAATG GCATCGCTGGATGACGGATATGACAGACACTCCACCCTCTGTTCAGCCTCTTACCGAGCATAAATGGATGGGAGAGTATAGAGAGAATTTCACAGGCACCAAGAAACAATATGTGCCATACAGTACAACCCAGCCTAAGATTCAGTCCTGGCAACCAAAGAACACATGA